DNA from Poecilia reticulata strain Guanapo linkage group LG20, Guppy_female_1.0+MT, whole genome shotgun sequence:
NNNNNNNNNNNNNNNNNNNNNNNNNNNNNNNNNNNNNNNNNNNNNNNNNNNNNNNNNNNNNNNNNNNNNNNNNNNNNNNNNNNNNNNNNNNNNNNNNNNNNNNNNNNNNNNNNNNNNNNNNNNNNNNNNNNNNNNNNNNNNNNNNNNNNNNNNNNNNNNNNNNNNNNNNNNNNNNNNNNNNNNNNNNNNNNNNNNNNNNNNNNNNNNNNNNNNNNNGTGCTTTTGTTAGTTTAATTGGATCAATCTTCTTGACTCCTTCTCCTTCATCAAATCTTATTATAATGTtcaggttttgtctttttggtgGTTCTTTTCCTTCCTCAATTCCRTCATTATCGGTGTCTTCAGTgctttcctcatttccttttttcctctctttcggCAGCTCGCTACTTCTTTCCACCCTTTCCCACCAAGTCCCACTCTTTATCTTCATTCTGCCcactccttccttcctcttcactACACTCCATACTATTACAGTCACTTTTTTCTCGGAACCTCCCACCTTCCTCCATCCCGCTCTCGGTAAAAGTCTCTTCGTTCGGTGAACTCGTGACTCAGCGGCCGTCCTGCTCCGATGCTGCTAAGCTCTGGACTCTGAGCCCTGAACCAGTGAGCCACCAGCCGCATAAGCAACCAGGTGAGAGAGTCTGCCTTTATACTCTCCACCCCTCATGAGGTGATTAGGGGCCAGGTGTTTTGAATATTGGGGCAGGCTTCTTCCTGCTACACTAATATGAGCTTTAGAACAACATTTCTAATCTCTGTTAAGAATATTTAGAAAATTCCTGATGCGACGTACAAGTGAATCAATGAAGCTGTACTGGTTTTCTTGTACTGGATGTGCAGCTGTTCTGGCTGCTTCCACCTCTTCATACATCTCGTTGGTGTAGTAGGTTCCTCCGTTTGCTGCCACCATCTCTTCGACCTTCCTGAACAGCTCTTCCACCTGTTCTCTGtccctgctgctgttttcaaagaTGTGGAATCTGCTCCCACATCTTCGGATGAGTCTCTGAAGCTCTGGATCACCTTCTCTCACGTAGTCTTGGATGCTTGAGTCCGGATCTCCACCGCGGGTAAACAGGACAACCATGAACTGATCCGCTCTGCGACCAAACAGCTCCTGCAGGGCCTCCACTGAGTTTTTCTCTTCCCTGGTGAATCTTCCAGCCTGGATCACCAGCAGGAACACGTGAGGCCCCGGACAGGACACCTGGACACACCTGACTATCTCCGTCCTAATGAACTCTTCTGTCCCGTCAGTGTCCAGGATGCCAGGTGTGTCCACCACAGTGATTAATCTGTCTCTCCAAgttgtttcttctttctggCAGGTTGTGGTCACCAACTCTGAAGCTGGACGAGATTCAAACCGTTCTTCTCCCAGAATTGTGTTTCCGACGGCACTTTTACCAACACCTGTTTTTCCAATCATCACAAGTCTCAGAGATCGACCTGCAACATTTAAGAGTTTCTGATtagatcttttattttcagttgattTGTGTTCAGCGAGATGCTCATCTTTTACCtactaaaatgaaaacacagccgCTTTCAACTGAGCAGCTGAAGGAAATACGAAGCAGCATCATTGACAGGATATCAGGAGCTANNNNNNNNNNNNNNNNNNNNNNNNNNNNNNNNNNNNNNNNNNNNNNNNNNNNNNNNNNNNNNNNNN
Protein-coding regions in this window:
- the LOC108165625 gene encoding GTPase IMAP family member 7-like, whose amino-acid sequence is MIGKTGVGKSAVGNTILGEERFESRPASELVTTTCQKEETTWRDRLITVVDTPGILDTDGTEEFIRTEIVRCVQVSCPGPHVFLLVIQAGRFTREEKNSVEALQELFGRRADQFMVVLFTRGGDPDSSIQDYVREGDPELQRLIRRCGSRFHIFENSSRDREQVEELFRKVEEMVAANGGTYYTNEMYEEVEAARTAAHPVQENQYSFIDSLVRRIRNFLNILNRD